In Nicotiana tabacum cultivar K326 chromosome 19, ASM71507v2, whole genome shotgun sequence, one DNA window encodes the following:
- the LOC107816224 gene encoding uncharacterized protein LOC107816224, with translation MALLTSGTKRKKSLAWTCLIPCAILLSAAFFIGSAFLVTECKEKILGWQLIESFRMTKPSTCEDECRPEGSERLPRGIVAKTSDLEMHPLWGPPNKKKSKSPMSLLAMAVGIKQKQNVNEIVKKFPETDFVIMLFHYDGIVDEWKDLEWSSTAIHISAINQTKWWFAKRFLHPDVVAEYAYIFLWDEDLGVENFNAGRYLSIVKEEGLQISQPAIDADISEIHHQLTAREKGSRVHRRAINIKGPGRRCYEDSPEPPCTGWVEMMAPVFSRASWRCSWYIIQNDFVHAWGVDFQLGYCAQGNRTANVGVVDSEYLVHYGLPTLGGTENEKSSLAQEITLQKESLSNEGQTGLPESHPSDARNAVRKQSLVELERFKNRWKKAVREDQCWVDPFQQPVKQKSD, from the exons ATGGCTTTATTAACTTCTGGTACTAAGAGAAAAAAATCGTTAGCATGGACTTGCCTAATACCTTGTGCAATCCTGCTTTCCGCTGCTTTCTTTATAGGAAGCGCCTTCCTTGTCACTGAATGTAAAGAG AAAATTTTAGGATGGCAATTGATTGAATCCTTCAGAATGACAAAACCTAGTACGTGTGAG GATGAGTGCAGGCCTGAAGGAAGCGAGAGACTGCCACGAGGTATTGTGGCTAAGACCTCTGATTTAGAAATGCATCCGCTTTGGGGTCCCCCCAATAAAAAG AAATCAAAATCACCAATGAGCTTACTAGCTATGGCAGTTGGAATAAAGCAGAAACAGAATGTCAATGAAATTGTTAAGAAG TTTCCAGAGACTGATTTTGTCATTATGCTTTTTCATTATGATGGTATCGTGGATGAATGGAAAGATCTAGAATGGAGTAGTACTGCTATTCACATCTCTGCTATTAATCAAACTAAATG GTGGTTTGCCAAGAGGTTCTTACACCCAGATGTTGTTGCAGAGTATGCTTACATATTCCTGTGGGATGAAGATCTTGGAGTTGAAAACTTCAATGCTGGACG ATATTTATCAATAGTAAAAGAAGAGGGTCTTCAGATATCACAGCCAGCAATTGATGCAGATATATCAGAAATTCATCACCAACTTACAGCACGAGAAAAGGGGTCAAGAGTGCACAG GAGGGCGATAAACATAAAGGGTCCAGGAaggaggtgctacgaagacagtCCTGAACCTCCATGCACTGG GTGGGTGGAAATGATGGCTCCTGTTTTCTCAAGGGCATCCTGGCGTTGTTCGTGGTACATAATTCAG AATGACTTCGTTCATGCATGGGGGGTGGACTTTCAGCTTGGATATTGTGCACAG GGGAACAGAACCGCAAACGTTGGGGTTGTTGACTCAGAATATTTAGTTCACTATGGTCTTCCGACACTAGGTGGTACAGAAAATGAG AAGAGTAGTTTAGCACAAGAGATAACTCTTCAAAAGGAAAGCTTGTCGAACGAAGGGCAAACA GGACTGCCGGAATCTCATCCGTCTGATGCAAGAAATGCT gtgcggaaacaatCTCTTGTCGAATTAGAAAGATTCAAGAATAGATGGAAAAAGGCTGTCAGAGAAGACCAATGTTGGGTCGATCCCTTTCAGCAGCCTGTGAAACAAAAAAGTGACTGA
- the LOC107816225 gene encoding LOW QUALITY PROTEIN: uncharacterized protein LOC107816225 (The sequence of the model RefSeq protein was modified relative to this genomic sequence to represent the inferred CDS: deleted 1 base in 1 codon), producing the protein MATLHCHCFRMLPSSPPDRINLPLHQFSLPKYHGAQGRKKLLRFRCRSSSDNNDEYLLDAPVSVGDGFSFSGGKYSDEPSPADEWFKKGKFVKAHPVSGTGEKAKDPLFGLTMGGGSQASTDLFRWFCVESGSTDNSTIVLVHGLPSQAYSYRKILPILEKNYHAIAFDWLGFGFSDKPQPRYGFDYTLDEYVASLESILNALTDKKVTLVVQGYFSPIAIKYASNHQEKLNGLILLNPPLTMQHADLPSTLSVLSNFLLGEIFCQDPLRASDKTMLSCGPYQIKEDVAMVYRRPYLTSGSAGFALNAISKAMKKQLKGYVEDSRAILMDNNWTVQTTVCWGQRDRWLSFDGVEDFCKESKHRLVELPMSGHHVQEDSGEELGQLIAGIVGKEAAFCDCDKI; encoded by the exons ATGGCTACTCTTCACTGTCACTGCTTCCGCATGCTCCCCTCTTCTCCCCCTGATAGGATCAATCTGCCACTTCACCAATTCTCTCTTCCAAAATACCATGGAGCTCAGGGAAGGAAGAAACTTTTGCGATTCCGTTGCCGATCGAGCAGCGATAACAACGAC GAGTATTTGCTGGATGCTCCTGTTTCAGTTGGGGACGGATTTTCTTTTAGCGGAG gaaaatattcagacGAGCCGAGCCCCGCTGATGAATGGTTCAAGAAAGGAAAATTT GTGAAAGCTCATCCTGTATCTGGGACTGGGGAGAAGGCAAAAGATCCTCTTTTTGGACTTACAATGGGTGGGGGTTCACAGGCCTCAACTGATCTTTTCAG ATGGTTTTGTGTAGAGAGCGGAAGCACTGACAATTCTACCATTGTATTAGTCCACGGATTACCCTCACAG GCATACTCTTACCGCAAAATTCTTCCCATTcttgagaagaactatcatgctATAGCATTTGATTGGCTGG GATTTGGATTCTCAGATAAGCCCCAACCAAGATACGGATTTGACTACACATTGGATG AGTATGTGGCATCCTTGGAATCTATTCTCAATGCTCTTACTGACAAAAAGGTTACTCTTGTAGTACAg GGATACTTTTCACCAATTGCGATCAAATATGCTAGCAATCACCAGGAAAAGCTAAACGGTCTTATACTTCTCAATCCACCA CTGACAATGCAACATGCCGATCTACCATCAACCTTATCAGTCCTGAGCAACTTTTTGTTGGGCGAAATATTTTGTCAG GACCCTCTTAGAGCTAGTGATAAAACAATGCTGAGTTGTGGTCCTTACCAAATAAAAGAAGATGTGGCGATGGTTTACAGAAGACCTTATCTCACATCTGGTTCTGCAGGATTTGCATTAAATGCAATAAGCAAGGCAATGAAGAAGCAACTTAAG GGCTATGTTGAGGACTCAAGAGCAATACTTATGGACAATAACTGGACAGTCCAAACAACAGTTTGCTGGGGACAAAGAGACCGCTGGTTAAGCTTTGATGGTGTAGAAGATTTCTGCAAAGAGTCAAAGCATCGGTTGGTTGAACTTCCTATG TCAGGACATCACGTTCAGGAGGACAGTGGTGAAGAATTAGGTCAACTCATTGCTGGAATTGTTGGA AAAGAAGCAGCATTTTGTGATTGTGATAAGATCTAA